The following are encoded together in the Acidobacteriota bacterium genome:
- a CDS encoding BON domain-containing protein, with amino-acid sequence MLTTVRRVLAPALLALLLLAIPAAAKSGNTSDGPLQQKVQQELGKKKQWSNVHATVADGVVTLTGTVKTYADKQRAEHKAEHTDGVRAVVNQIVVDAGSASDEQLFQTIADKLRYDRVDQGLIMGVNRNVTAGNTFNNFNIDVKNGVVTISGNARTDTDAASAVALVENTPGVKDVIDNIEIAPASIMDDQLRIRVARALYGDPVLSKYAMDPQRPIRIIVENGHVTLDGMVLNEMDKNVAGIRANGVSGAFSVKNNLMVANQQPK; translated from the coding sequence ATGTTGACGACAGTAAGACGAGTGCTGGCGCCGGCGCTGCTGGCGTTGCTGCTGCTGGCGATCCCAGCGGCGGCTAAGAGCGGCAACACCAGCGACGGTCCGCTACAGCAGAAGGTGCAGCAGGAATTAGGCAAGAAGAAGCAGTGGAGCAACGTACACGCCACGGTGGCCGACGGCGTGGTCACGCTCACCGGCACGGTCAAGACCTATGCCGACAAGCAGAGGGCGGAGCACAAGGCCGAGCACACCGACGGCGTACGCGCGGTGGTGAACCAGATCGTGGTGGATGCAGGTTCGGCATCCGACGAACAGCTATTCCAGACCATCGCCGACAAGCTGCGTTATGACCGCGTGGACCAGGGCCTGATCATGGGCGTGAACCGCAACGTGACGGCCGGAAACACGTTCAACAACTTCAACATCGACGTGAAGAACGGCGTGGTGACGATCAGCGGCAACGCGCGCACCGACACCGACGCCGCATCCGCCGTAGCGCTGGTGGAGAACACGCCGGGAGTGAAGGACGTGATCGACAACATCGAGATCGCGCCGGCTTCCATCATGGATGACCAGTTGCGCATCCGTGTAGCGCGCGCGCTATACGGAGATCCGGTGCTGTCGAAGTACGCGATGGATCCGCAGCGGCCGATCCGCATCATCGTGGAGAACGGGCATGTGACGCTCGACGGCATGGTGCTCAACGAGATGGATAAGAACGTTGCCGGGATCCGGGCGAATGGGGTCTCCGGCGCCTTCAGCGTGAAGAACAACTTGATGGTCGCCAATCAGCAGCCGAAGTAA
- the mqnE gene encoding aminofutalosine synthase MqnE, translating to MSHADTSKTHVFQTDDARLRPIAEKVLARERLTAEDALALYRSGDILAIGWLGNQVRERMHGNTTYFNVNRHLNPTNVCVAACRLCAFGRKQGSEGSYTMALEEAWETAASGYSEAVTEFHIVGGLHPDLPFQYFLDLIRGLKERFPQVHLKAFTMVEVAYLAKRAKLSIRETLVQMKEAGVDSLPGGGAEIFIDRVRRVICDHKIDGDEWLSTARTAHQIGLRSNATMLYGHVENEEDRVDHLIKLRALQDETGGFQTFIPLAFHPDNTPLRHLWKTTGMSDIKQIAIGRLVLDNFAHIKAYWQMLTPKIAQIALRFGADDLDGTVIEEKIYHDAGATTPQGMTRQELTRLIREAGREPLERDTLYRPVTRTETTLTVGV from the coding sequence ATGTCCCACGCTGACACATCGAAGACGCACGTCTTCCAGACGGACGACGCACGGTTGCGGCCGATTGCCGAGAAGGTGCTCGCGCGCGAGCGGCTGACGGCGGAAGACGCGCTGGCGCTCTATCGTTCGGGGGACATCCTGGCCATCGGCTGGCTGGGAAACCAGGTGCGCGAGCGGATGCACGGCAACACCACATACTTCAATGTGAACCGGCACCTCAATCCCACCAACGTCTGCGTGGCGGCGTGCCGGCTCTGCGCCTTCGGACGCAAGCAAGGCTCCGAGGGCAGCTACACCATGGCGCTCGAAGAGGCGTGGGAGACGGCAGCTTCCGGATACAGCGAGGCGGTGACGGAGTTCCACATCGTGGGCGGGCTGCATCCGGACCTGCCCTTCCAATACTTTCTCGATCTCATCCGCGGACTGAAGGAGCGCTTTCCGCAGGTGCACCTGAAAGCCTTCACCATGGTCGAGGTGGCTTACCTGGCGAAGCGGGCGAAGCTGAGCATCCGCGAGACGCTGGTGCAGATGAAAGAAGCGGGCGTGGATTCGCTGCCCGGCGGCGGCGCGGAGATATTCATCGACCGCGTGCGGCGCGTGATCTGCGACCACAAGATCGATGGTGACGAATGGCTTTCCACCGCGCGCACCGCGCACCAGATCGGCCTGAGATCGAACGCCACCATGCTCTACGGACACGTGGAGAACGAGGAAGACCGCGTCGACCACCTGATCAAGCTGCGCGCGTTGCAGGATGAGACGGGCGGGTTCCAGACGTTCATCCCACTGGCCTTCCATCCCGACAACACGCCGCTGCGCCACTTGTGGAAGACCACGGGGATGAGCGATATCAAGCAGATCGCTATCGGCCGCCTGGTGCTCGACAACTTCGCGCACATCAAGGCGTACTGGCAGATGCTGACGCCAAAGATCGCGCAGATCGCGCTGCGTTTCGGCGCCGACGATCTCGACGGCACGGTAATCGAAGAAAAGATCTATCACGACGCCGGCGCCACCACGCCGCAAGGCATGACGAGACAGGAGCTCACCCGTCTGATCCGTGAGGCCGGCCGCGAACCGCTCGAGCGCGACACGCTGTATCGTCCGGTGACGCGCACCGAGACCACTCTGACCGTGGGCGTTTAG
- a CDS encoding translocation/assembly module TamB domain-containing protein, whose product MTESVKPVQRRSVLRRALIGSSLLAIVIAAGLYLTSSGFQDRVRGKLIAELERVTGARVEMKHFRWNLSKLEVEATDVTLHGLEGPNEIPYAHVDRLYARAKILSFFGREIGLRAITFEKPVIHIIVFPDGSTNQPVPKVKVESNKSAVARLFELAIDHAEITEGMLLFNDQRIPFDFSGNQVSAGLSYALLEKRYDGSIHIGQMDATYTNFLPLRSNADAEFSLAPDQAELKGLHWASARSQIEASGRMTNFNDPRIDLSYNVTIDLAEMGHVARRPEMRGGKLVANGQGTYTVADISTAGRIALQNVVWVEDGLNVPGLTAAGDFSAQRDRIAIGNLNGTIFGGRFSGEADVFHWSRAAEKTGEKTKATAGQPQRGSANLKLKGMSVAMLSQAFSSAKLPLHKLQLVGNASGTVDVRWMGTFRNAETAVALEVAPPANPAPHQLPLTARVHVAYLAASQTLQVADLQLATRGTRLNAAGALGSETARLNVALTTTDLSEFQPALTAMRQGSQLPVEVKGRARFNGRVFGKLAAPSLAGHLELADFDTTIELPQSVVPPAAVQAGARAPGAPLAAPLSAPLSASQRAPTAKEASMRERAQTVAAGSAGNNPPQSPRSTRVHWDLFTADVEYSPALVAIHRGVLTRGAAKVNIDGSAQLFKGSLTEKSRFDTTLHIRNADVHALETLAGYDYPVTGTLAGDIQVAGTQNDMRGTGSLRLENGSIYGEAFKSLRSEVRMAGREAQLQNMVLAHNGARITGSAAYDLGAKSFRFDLRGTSFDVANFQQLQSSRLTTEGKADFTVQGSGTVDAPIINGTLNIRGLVMNGEPAGDVEAKATTRGADMHLTARSRFETAELSVDGDVRLRGDFPAQLTLHFARFDIDALLRAYLQGRVTGHSQTAGTVELHGPLKQPRLLNVTGTIDQFAAEIEKVKIASDGPIRFAMADQVLRIDQLRLVGEQTDLTANGTIGLAGAKELNLRAAGHVNLKLVQTLNADLLGYGETTMELAIGGTWQRPALQGRVEIKQAGISFIDLPNGLSDINGSLVFTENRLEVEKLTAKSGGGLLELGGFISYANGIYFNLTAASGDIRLRYPPGISALANADLRFVGTTANSLLSGDVTITRFGLNPRFDFALYLARSKQPPAMPRPDSALNNLHFDVHIMSTPELQVETSLAKLSGNVDLRLRGTAVRPIVLGKVNVIEGDVFFNGTKYHLERGDITLTNPVHIEPVLNVEASARVRDYDITIGFHGTLDKLSTTYRSDPPLPTGDVIALLALGRTQEEGMLQPGAQQNLTEVASNALLGQAINATISSRAQKLFGLSRIKIDPQAGGPESNPLARVTIEQQVSDKVTLTYISNLTQSAQQVIQIEYNVNRNVSIVAVRDQNGVVGFDIKLRQRKR is encoded by the coding sequence AGATCGGATTGCGCGCGATCACTTTCGAGAAACCGGTGATCCACATCATCGTTTTCCCCGACGGCAGCACGAATCAGCCCGTGCCCAAGGTCAAGGTGGAGAGCAACAAGAGCGCGGTCGCCCGTCTATTCGAGCTCGCCATCGACCACGCCGAGATCACCGAAGGCATGCTGTTGTTCAACGACCAGCGCATCCCCTTCGATTTCTCCGGCAACCAGGTCTCCGCCGGATTGAGCTACGCGCTGCTCGAGAAGCGCTACGACGGCTCCATCCATATCGGACAGATGGACGCCACCTACACCAACTTCCTGCCGCTGCGTTCGAACGCCGATGCGGAGTTCTCGCTGGCGCCCGACCAGGCGGAGTTGAAAGGGCTGCACTGGGCGTCGGCACGTTCGCAGATCGAGGCGAGCGGGCGGATGACGAACTTCAACGATCCGCGCATCGACCTGAGCTACAACGTGACCATCGACCTCGCGGAGATGGGGCACGTGGCGCGCCGGCCGGAGATGCGTGGCGGCAAGCTGGTCGCCAACGGGCAGGGCACCTACACGGTGGCTGATATTTCCACCGCCGGACGCATCGCGCTGCAGAACGTGGTGTGGGTGGAGGATGGATTGAATGTCCCCGGTCTGACGGCGGCGGGGGATTTTTCCGCCCAGCGTGACCGCATCGCCATCGGCAACCTCAACGGCACGATCTTCGGGGGGAGGTTTTCCGGCGAGGCCGACGTCTTTCACTGGTCGCGCGCGGCCGAGAAGACGGGCGAAAAAACGAAAGCCACGGCCGGCCAGCCGCAACGCGGCAGCGCGAACCTGAAGCTGAAGGGCATGAGCGTGGCGATGTTGTCGCAAGCGTTCTCCAGCGCAAAGCTTCCCCTGCACAAACTGCAACTGGTGGGGAACGCCTCGGGCACGGTGGATGTCCGGTGGATGGGCACTTTCCGGAATGCGGAGACGGCGGTCGCGCTGGAAGTGGCGCCGCCGGCGAATCCGGCGCCGCATCAGCTGCCGCTTACCGCGCGGGTGCACGTTGCGTACCTGGCGGCCTCGCAGACACTGCAGGTGGCCGACCTGCAGCTGGCCACACGCGGCACGCGCCTAAACGCGGCCGGAGCTTTGGGATCGGAGACGGCGCGCTTGAATGTGGCGCTGACCACCACCGACCTCAGCGAGTTCCAGCCGGCGTTGACGGCGATGCGCCAGGGCAGCCAGTTGCCGGTGGAGGTGAAAGGGCGCGCGCGATTCAACGGCCGCGTCTTCGGGAAGCTGGCCGCGCCGAGCCTGGCCGGCCATCTCGAGCTCGCTGACTTCGATACGACGATCGAGCTGCCGCAGAGTGTGGTTCCGCCGGCCGCGGTGCAAGCCGGGGCTCGGGCGCCAGGCGCGCCGCTCGCCGCGCCGCTTTCCGCGCCGCTCTCTGCATCCCAACGCGCGCCGACGGCGAAAGAGGCTTCGATGCGAGAGAGAGCGCAGACGGTCGCGGCCGGCAGCGCCGGCAATAATCCCCCGCAAAGTCCGCGCAGCACACGTGTGCATTGGGACCTGTTCACCGCCGACGTGGAATATTCTCCCGCGCTCGTCGCGATACACCGCGGAGTGCTGACGCGTGGGGCAGCCAAGGTCAATATCGACGGCAGCGCGCAACTGTTCAAGGGAAGTCTCACCGAGAAGTCCCGGTTCGACACGACGCTTCACATCCGCAACGCCGACGTGCACGCCCTCGAGACACTCGCCGGGTATGACTATCCCGTGACCGGGACGCTGGCGGGCGACATCCAGGTGGCGGGAACGCAGAACGACATGCGCGGCACGGGCAGCCTGCGGCTGGAGAATGGCTCGATCTATGGCGAGGCATTCAAATCGTTGCGCTCCGAGGTGCGCATGGCGGGCAGGGAAGCGCAGTTGCAGAACATGGTGCTGGCGCACAACGGCGCGCGCATCACCGGCAGTGCGGCGTATGACCTGGGCGCAAAGAGCTTCCGCTTCGATCTGCGAGGCACGAGTTTCGATGTGGCCAACTTCCAACAGTTGCAGTCCTCGCGCCTGACGACGGAAGGCAAAGCCGACTTCACCGTGCAAGGCTCGGGCACAGTGGACGCGCCGATCATCAATGGGACGTTGAATATCCGCGGCCTGGTGATGAATGGCGAGCCGGCCGGCGACGTGGAAGCGAAAGCAACCACGCGCGGCGCCGACATGCACCTGACGGCGCGCTCGCGCTTCGAAACGGCGGAGCTGTCGGTGGACGGCGACGTCCGGCTGCGCGGCGATTTCCCGGCGCAGTTGACCCTGCACTTTGCGCGCTTCGACATCGACGCGCTGTTGCGCGCCTATCTGCAGGGCCGCGTGACCGGGCACTCGCAGACGGCGGGTACGGTGGAGCTGCACGGTCCGCTGAAGCAGCCTCGGCTGCTCAACGTGACCGGAACGATCGACCAATTCGCCGCCGAGATCGAGAAGGTGAAGATCGCGAGCGATGGGCCCATCCGCTTCGCCATGGCGGACCAGGTGTTGCGCATCGATCAGTTACGGCTGGTGGGCGAGCAGACCGACCTGACCGCTAACGGCACCATCGGACTTGCGGGCGCGAAGGAGTTGAACCTGCGCGCCGCCGGGCACGTGAACCTGAAGCTGGTGCAGACGCTCAACGCTGACCTGCTGGGCTACGGCGAGACCACGATGGAGCTCGCTATCGGCGGCACGTGGCAGAGACCGGCGCTGCAGGGGCGCGTCGAGATCAAGCAGGCGGGCATCTCGTTCATCGACTTGCCCAACGGATTGAGCGACATCAACGGCTCACTCGTGTTCACCGAAAACCGTTTGGAGGTGGAGAAGCTCACCGCGAAAAGTGGTGGCGGTCTATTGGAGCTCGGCGGCTTCATCAGCTACGCCAACGGGATCTACTTCAACCTGACGGCGGCCAGTGGCGACATCCGGTTGCGTTATCCGCCGGGCATCAGCGCGTTGGCGAATGCCGACCTGCGGTTTGTCGGGACGACGGCCAACTCGCTGCTTTCCGGCGACGTGACCATCACGCGCTTCGGGCTGAATCCGCGCTTCGATTTTGCGCTCTACCTGGCGCGCAGCAAGCAGCCGCCCGCCATGCCGCGGCCGGATTCGGCGCTCAACAATCTGCACTTCGACGTGCACATCATGTCCACGCCCGAGCTGCAGGTGGAGACCTCGCTGGCCAAGCTCTCCGGCAACGTGGACCTGCGGTTACGCGGCACGGCGGTGCGTCCCATCGTGCTCGGCAAGGTCAACGTGATCGAGGGTGACGTGTTCTTCAATGGGACGAAGTACCACCTCGAGCGCGGCGACATCACGCTCACCAATCCGGTGCACATCGAGCCGGTGCTCAACGTGGAGGCAAGCGCGCGGGTGCGCGACTACGACATCACCATCGGATTCCACGGCACACTCGACAAGCTGAGCACCACGTACCGTTCGGATCCGCCGCTGCCTACCGGCGACGTGATCGCGCTGCTGGCGCTGGGCCGCACCCAGGAAGAAGGCATGCTGCAACCCGGAGCGCAGCAAAACCTTACCGAGGTGGCGTCGAACGCGCTGCTGGGCCAGGCGATCAACGCGACCATCAGCAGCCGCGCGCAGAAGCTGTTCGGCCTCTCGAGGATCAAGATCGATCCGCAGGCGGGCGGACCGGAATCGAACCCGCTGGCGCGCGTGACCATCGAGCAACAGGTGAGCGATAAGGTCACGCTGACCTACATCTCGAACCTCACGCAGTCGGCCCAGCAGGTCATCCAGATCGAGTACAACGTGAACCGCAACGTCTCGATCGTGGCAGTGCGCGACCAGAACGGCGTTGTCGGCTTCGACATCAAACTGCGACAGCGCAAGCGCTAG
- the ubiA gene encoding putative 4-hydroxybenzoate polyprenyltransferase, whose protein sequence is MLRDLKTTLEMIKWEHSVFALPFALTAAMLAAGGWPRPAQLAWIVVAMVAARSAAMAFNRLADAEIDAANPRTATRALPAGQLSKRFVAFFVIVAAAALILAAAQLSRLALYLSPAALAIVLLYSYSKRFTRWSHMVLGLALGIAPAAAWIAIRGALDPRILVLTAAVTFWVGGFDILYSCQDYDFDCRNGLHSVPRFFGIRNALWIARGLHLAMIALLVALALLFHLGTIAAVGIALVAALLAYEHSLVSAHDLSKLNAAFFTTNGVVSIVFFVFVAADLLLRR, encoded by the coding sequence ATGTTGCGCGACCTGAAGACGACGCTCGAGATGATCAAGTGGGAGCACTCCGTCTTCGCGCTGCCCTTCGCGCTGACGGCGGCGATGCTGGCCGCGGGCGGCTGGCCGCGGCCGGCGCAGCTGGCGTGGATCGTGGTCGCCATGGTCGCTGCCCGCTCGGCGGCGATGGCCTTCAATCGCCTGGCTGACGCGGAGATCGATGCTGCCAATCCGCGGACGGCTACGCGCGCGTTGCCGGCGGGTCAGTTGAGCAAGCGCTTCGTCGCGTTTTTCGTCATCGTCGCCGCCGCGGCGCTGATCCTCGCTGCCGCACAACTCAGCCGGCTCGCGCTTTATCTTTCGCCGGCGGCGCTGGCCATCGTGTTGCTCTACTCCTACAGCAAGCGTTTCACGCGCTGGTCGCACATGGTGCTGGGCCTGGCGCTGGGCATCGCGCCGGCGGCGGCGTGGATCGCGATCCGCGGCGCGCTCGACCCACGCATCCTGGTGCTCACGGCGGCGGTCACCTTTTGGGTGGGCGGGTTCGACATCCTGTACTCCTGCCAGGACTACGATTTCGACTGCCGCAACGGACTACATTCCGTGCCGCGCTTCTTCGGCATCCGGAACGCGCTCTGGATCGCGCGCGGACTGCACCTGGCAATGATTGCACTGCTGGTCGCGCTCGCGCTGCTCTTCCACCTGGGGACGATCGCCGCGGTGGGGATCGCGCTGGTCGCGGCGCTGCTTGCCTACGAGCATTCGCTTGTTTCCGCCCACGACCTCAGCAAGCTGAACGCGGCTTTTTTCACGACAAATGGAGTAGTGTCCATCGTGTTCTTCGTATTCGTGGCCGCCGACCTATTGTTGCGGCGCTGA
- a CDS encoding cold-shock protein: MRERGTVKWFNATKGFGFIQREQGGDVFVHFSAIQGDGYRSLNEGDAVEFDVTEGPKGLQAANVARL; this comes from the coding sequence ATGCGAGAACGTGGAACGGTGAAGTGGTTCAACGCGACCAAGGGTTTTGGATTCATCCAGCGCGAGCAGGGAGGCGACGTGTTCGTCCACTTCTCCGCCATACAGGGTGACGGCTACCGCTCGCTCAACGAGGGCGACGCGGTCGAGTTCGACGTTACCGAAGGGCCCAAGGGATTGCAGGCGGCCAACGTCGCGCGGCTCTAA